In one Limosilactobacillus oris genomic region, the following are encoded:
- the rpsD gene encoding 30S ribosomal protein S4 has translation MSRYTGPSWRVSRRLGVSLSGTGKELARRPYAPGDHGRDRHGKLSEYGTQLREKQKLRFMYGMTERQFANLFVRAGKIKEGTHGANFMALLERRLDNMVYRLGLATTRRQARQLVNHGHITVDGKRVDIPSYEVDVNQVIGVREKSKNLDIIKNAVDAVVSRPSYVDFDADKLEGKLNRIPAREDMDADIDEALIVEFYNK, from the coding sequence ATGTCTCGTTATACTGGTCCAAGCTGGCGTGTATCACGTCGTCTTGGCGTTTCACTTTCTGGTACTGGTAAGGAATTAGCACGTCGTCCATACGCTCCTGGTGACCACGGTCGTGACCGCCATGGTAAGCTTTCCGAATATGGTACGCAACTGCGGGAAAAGCAAAAGCTGCGTTTCATGTACGGCATGACTGAACGGCAATTCGCTAACCTCTTCGTTCGTGCCGGCAAGATCAAGGAAGGTACCCACGGTGCTAACTTCATGGCATTGTTGGAACGCCGTCTGGACAACATGGTTTACCGTCTCGGTTTGGCTACTACCCGTCGTCAAGCTCGTCAACTGGTTAACCACGGTCACATTACTGTTGATGGCAAGCGCGTTGACATCCCTTCATACGAAGTTGATGTTAACCAGGTTATCGGTGTTCGCGAAAAGTCCAAGAACCTGGACATCATCAAGAACGCTGTTGATGCCGTTGTTTCCCGTCCTTCATACGTTGACTTTGATGCCGACAAGCTGGAAGGTAAGCTGAACCGCATCCCTGCCCGTGAAGACATGGACGCTGACATCGACGAAGCTCTGATCGTTGAATTCTACAACAAGTAG
- a CDS encoding IS30 family transposase, with translation MTYKHLTTRELTLIANFWHQGTKAYQAAKLLKRSQETIYRVYRFLDSGKTIAQYLKAYQRNKQRCGRKQAQLAKDEISYINEQVKAGWTPDTIIGRAERTISCSMRTLYRMFARGQYNFAVQQLPMKGKRHPNGYVERRGKAGHLGRSIYQRYHDFPHYQHEFGHFEADTVQGKAHRGAVMTLVERQSKVMIVLNVHRKTDEAVNYHLDKWLSKMPRHFVKSITFDNGKEFAGWREIANKHDLHTYFAEVGALNQRGLNENNNGILRRDGLSKRLDFRNLPDELITQLMHKRNTIPRKSLHYRTPLEVFLSHVTDEQLSTFF, from the coding sequence ATGACTTATAAACATCTTACCACACGTGAACTAACCCTCATAGCTAATTTTTGGCACCAAGGTACGAAGGCTTATCAAGCTGCTAAACTGCTTAAACGAAGCCAAGAAACTATTTACCGAGTCTATCGATTTCTTGATAGCGGTAAGACCATTGCACAGTATCTTAAGGCTTACCAACGGAATAAGCAGCGTTGTGGTCGTAAGCAGGCTCAGCTAGCCAAAGATGAGATCAGCTACATCAATGAGCAGGTTAAAGCGGGCTGGACACCTGATACGATCATTGGTCGAGCAGAACGGACAATTAGCTGTAGTATGCGGACACTTTATCGGATGTTTGCTCGTGGACAGTACAATTTTGCCGTCCAGCAATTACCGATGAAAGGCAAGCGACACCCCAATGGCTATGTCGAACGACGTGGTAAGGCGGGGCATCTCGGTCGGAGTATTTACCAGCGATACCATGATTTTCCTCACTACCAACACGAGTTTGGTCACTTTGAAGCTGATACTGTTCAAGGAAAAGCTCATCGTGGTGCGGTCATGACCTTGGTGGAACGTCAATCTAAGGTGATGATTGTGCTTAACGTTCATCGTAAAACTGATGAAGCAGTTAACTATCACTTGGATAAATGGCTTTCTAAAATGCCTCGTCATTTCGTTAAGTCGATTACCTTTGATAATGGTAAGGAATTCGCGGGCTGGCGTGAGATTGCCAATAAACATGACCTTCATACTTATTTTGCGGAGGTTGGAGCGCTCAATCAACGCGGCCTGAATGAAAACAATAATGGTATCTTACGTCGTGACGGTCTCAGTAAACGATTAGACTTCCGTAATTTACCAGATGAACTAATCACCCAGCTGATGCACAAACGAAATACTATTCCACGGAAGTCACTTCACTACCGCACACCACTTGAAGTATTCCTAAGTCACGTCACAGATGAACAGCTTTCAACATTTTTCTAA
- a CDS encoding NAD(P)(+) transhydrogenase (Re/Si-specific) subunit beta, translating into MTGLQTCSSLVYLVSAVCYVIGVHLMRSPKTARKGNGLSCLGMALAVVMIVVTIIADGKITAAGWIALVAGLVLGILYGVVKARKVKMTDVPQLVSLFNAVGGGAAATIGIFDYLQVANGTHLALILSIPVVLDVIIGGTTFSGSLIATGKLAGRVSGKPIIFPGSRLCNALSIIAMVVGAVWMIGFPQNYWALVLELVAALVFGLLMTLPIGGADMPVVVSLLNAFTGLAVAFAGFVIDHQVLIIAGALVGAAGTILTLQMAEAMNRSVANILAGGFGGGASDAGAADDVPVNVKETSADDIGLQLAYAHNVMIVPGYGLAAAQAQHEVAELAKLLTDHGINVNYAIHPVAGRMPGHMNVLLADVNVPYEEMKQMDEANSMFENTDVSLVIGANDVTNPMARKSGNAISGMPILDVDKSKSVVIIKRSMHPGYAGIANPLFSDDQARMFFADAKKGLKDIIAAAKQYLDE; encoded by the coding sequence ATGACTGGATTACAAACCTGTTCATCATTAGTTTACCTGGTTTCCGCTGTCTGCTACGTCATCGGTGTTCACCTGATGCGGTCGCCAAAGACTGCCCGGAAAGGGAACGGGCTCTCCTGCTTGGGGATGGCGTTGGCGGTCGTGATGATTGTCGTCACCATTATCGCTGATGGCAAGATTACTGCTGCTGGCTGGATTGCTCTGGTCGCTGGTCTGGTCCTTGGAATCTTGTATGGGGTTGTTAAGGCCCGCAAGGTCAAGATGACCGACGTTCCCCAGCTGGTTTCCCTTTTTAACGCCGTTGGTGGTGGTGCCGCGGCAACGATTGGGATTTTTGACTACCTGCAAGTTGCTAACGGAACGCACTTGGCACTAATTTTATCCATCCCGGTTGTCCTAGATGTCATTATCGGTGGGACGACTTTCTCTGGTTCACTGATTGCCACCGGGAAGCTGGCCGGACGCGTTTCTGGTAAGCCGATTATCTTCCCCGGCAGTCGGCTTTGCAACGCGTTGTCCATTATTGCCATGGTTGTCGGTGCAGTCTGGATGATTGGCTTCCCACAAAATTACTGGGCACTGGTTCTTGAATTAGTCGCCGCCCTGGTCTTCGGTCTCTTAATGACCTTGCCAATTGGTGGTGCCGATATGCCAGTTGTTGTTTCCCTGCTGAACGCCTTCACCGGACTAGCAGTTGCCTTTGCCGGGTTCGTCATTGATCACCAGGTCCTGATTATTGCCGGGGCCTTAGTTGGGGCCGCTGGGACGATCCTGACTTTGCAAATGGCGGAAGCGATGAACCGGTCCGTTGCTAACATCCTCGCCGGTGGTTTCGGTGGCGGTGCCAGCGATGCCGGGGCTGCCGATGACGTTCCGGTCAACGTTAAGGAAACCTCTGCCGATGACATTGGCCTCCAGCTTGCTTATGCCCACAACGTCATGATTGTTCCTGGGTATGGGTTAGCTGCCGCTCAGGCACAACACGAGGTTGCTGAACTGGCTAAATTGCTGACCGACCACGGGATTAACGTTAACTACGCCATCCACCCGGTTGCCGGACGGATGCCAGGGCACATGAATGTCCTGCTGGCGGACGTTAACGTCCCGTATGAAGAGATGAAGCAGATGGATGAGGCCAACTCGATGTTTGAAAACACCGATGTTTCCCTGGTTATCGGGGCGAACGACGTTACGAACCCGATGGCCCGGAAGTCCGGCAATGCTATTTCCGGGATGCCGATTCTGGACGTGGATAAGTCCAAGTCAGTTGTCATTATCAAGCGGTCGATGCACCCTGGCTATGCTGGGATTGCTAACCCACTGTTCAGTGATGACCAGGCCCGGATGTTCTTCGCGGATGCCAAGAAGGGGCTGAAAGATATTATCGCTGCCGCAAAGCAGTACCTGGATGAATAG
- a CDS encoding NAD(P) transhydrogenase subunit alpha: MSEQLYSNLAIFVLSLLVGFEVMSKIPATLQTPMMSGANAIHGVVVVGAFVVAAEANSWGFYILAFLCAFFAAVNVAGGYTVTDRMLGMFDRPRGGKAPAKDTKQDGGEQ; encoded by the coding sequence ATGAGTGAGCAATTATATTCTAATTTAGCAATTTTTGTTTTAAGTCTCCTCGTCGGCTTTGAAGTGATGAGCAAGATTCCCGCAACCTTGCAAACGCCAATGATGTCCGGTGCAAACGCAATTCACGGGGTCGTTGTCGTGGGGGCCTTTGTGGTTGCCGCAGAAGCCAACAGTTGGGGTTTCTACATTTTGGCTTTCCTATGTGCCTTCTTTGCGGCCGTGAACGTTGCCGGTGGTTATACGGTGACTGACCGGATGCTGGGAATGTTTGACCGCCCGCGGGGTGGAAAAGCACCCGCTAAGGATACTAAGCAGGACGGGGGTGAACAATAA
- a CDS encoding NAD(P) transhydrogenase subunit alpha, giving the protein MAITIAALKEAPAEHRVSLVPSVVKRLVKQGCQVLIEKGAGAAANFADQQYEEAGAKVVDRDAALTQANLVTVVNRPDDGTLDQLKAGQAILGLLSLAVDHDVAKQLAEKQVTALSFELLPRTVSRAQSMDALSSQSSVAGYKAALVAADHFMRYFPMMITAAGTAKPAKVLVLGTGVAGLQAIGTAKRLGAIVSGYDVRPASRGEVESLGAKFLTSSVSAAGKGGYARQLTKEEQQQQQDELAGFIADSDIVITTARVPGKKPPMLVTAKSVEEAKPGSIFIDIAASDLGGNVAGSKPGEVVETANGAKIVGADNLPSDLATSSSEMYSKNVQAVIKALLNKEGNIEIDTTDDVMSELVATYQGEVISGRLRSQMGLPEIKQEEQEPADDEQQAQK; this is encoded by the coding sequence ATGGCAATTACAATTGCAGCGCTGAAGGAAGCACCGGCTGAACACCGGGTTTCCCTAGTGCCAAGTGTTGTTAAGAGATTGGTTAAGCAGGGCTGCCAAGTGCTCATTGAAAAGGGTGCTGGGGCGGCAGCCAACTTTGCTGACCAACAGTATGAAGAGGCGGGGGCCAAGGTTGTCGACCGGGACGCCGCCTTGACGCAAGCAAACCTGGTGACGGTGGTGAACCGCCCAGACGACGGGACGCTGGACCAGCTCAAGGCAGGGCAGGCAATTTTGGGCCTGCTTTCCCTGGCAGTTGACCACGATGTTGCCAAGCAGTTAGCTGAAAAACAGGTAACGGCCCTTTCATTCGAATTGCTGCCCCGGACGGTTTCCCGGGCGCAAAGCATGGACGCTTTGAGTTCGCAGTCTTCGGTTGCTGGTTACAAGGCCGCCCTGGTTGCTGCTGACCACTTTATGCGCTACTTTCCGATGATGATTACTGCTGCTGGGACCGCTAAACCGGCAAAAGTGCTTGTCTTAGGGACTGGGGTTGCTGGTCTGCAAGCGATTGGGACCGCCAAACGGCTCGGGGCGATTGTCTCCGGCTATGACGTTCGGCCTGCTTCCCGGGGTGAGGTTGAATCACTCGGGGCTAAGTTCTTGACCAGTTCTGTTTCCGCTGCTGGCAAGGGCGGTTATGCCCGGCAGTTGACAAAGGAAGAGCAACAGCAACAGCAGGATGAACTAGCCGGCTTTATTGCCGACAGCGACATCGTGATTACGACGGCCCGGGTTCCCGGCAAGAAGCCGCCAATGCTGGTTACCGCCAAGTCCGTGGAAGAAGCCAAGCCGGGTTCGATTTTCATTGACATCGCGGCGAGTGACCTCGGCGGGAACGTTGCTGGTTCTAAGCCCGGCGAAGTAGTTGAAACGGCTAATGGCGCCAAAATTGTCGGTGCGGATAACCTGCCGAGTGACCTGGCAACCAGTTCTTCCGAGATGTACTCCAAGAACGTGCAAGCGGTTATCAAGGCCCTGCTGAATAAGGAAGGCAATATTGAAATCGACACGACTGACGATGTGATGTCCGAATTAGTTGCCACTTATCAGGGTGAAGTCATCTCGGGTCGGTTGCGGTCTCAGATGGGTCTCCCGGAAATTAAGCAAGAAGAGCAAGAGCCTGCTGATGATGAGCAGCAAGCTCAAAAATAA
- the yaaA gene encoding peroxide stress protein YaaA, which translates to MKIIIAPARTMKIDEDSFPYQDLPEFLPETEQILAWMRSLSYEELHRLWWNCSTRLAEKNYRWLQVLDLHRQLTPAIIAFTGLQYQHMAPDVFSDQGLQYIQDHLRILSGFYGLLRPFDGIVPYRLGMGDRAHVAGTASLYQFWGRRLADSLYWDDQLVLDLASVEYEQAIRPYVTGERRLVKCIFGEEVAGRVKQKATRAKMARGTMVRYLAENDIHDLAGVKKFAVGGYRFRPEFSTADSLAFTL; encoded by the coding sequence ATGAAAATTATTATTGCGCCCGCTCGTACGATGAAGATTGATGAGGATAGTTTTCCCTACCAGGACCTGCCGGAGTTCTTGCCCGAAACCGAGCAGATTTTAGCCTGGATGCGGTCGCTGAGCTACGAAGAACTCCACCGGCTATGGTGGAATTGCAGCACCCGACTGGCGGAGAAAAATTACCGCTGGTTGCAGGTGCTGGATTTACACCGCCAGCTTACACCAGCAATCATTGCCTTTACCGGTTTGCAGTATCAGCACATGGCGCCGGACGTCTTTTCTGATCAGGGACTGCAGTATATTCAGGACCACCTCCGGATCCTTTCCGGTTTCTACGGACTCCTGCGGCCCTTTGACGGAATCGTGCCGTACCGCCTGGGGATGGGCGACCGTGCTCACGTAGCCGGAACAGCGAGCCTCTACCAGTTTTGGGGGCGCCGGCTGGCGGATAGTTTGTACTGGGACGACCAGCTAGTTTTAGACCTCGCGTCAGTGGAATACGAACAGGCCATCCGTCCCTATGTGACTGGCGAACGGCGGTTAGTCAAGTGTATCTTTGGCGAGGAGGTTGCTGGCAGGGTCAAGCAAAAGGCCACCCGAGCAAAGATGGCCCGGGGAACGATGGTGCGTTACCTTGCGGAAAACGACATTCATGACCTAGCGGGGGTCAAAAAGTTTGCGGTCGGTGGCTACCGTTTTCGTCCCGAATTCTCTACTGCTGACAGCCTTGCGTTTACCCTTTGA
- a CDS encoding YueI family protein: MAEEKKSALEQRLDNGIYGTPQLKPDEQRRYLGTFRERVCLTISVAELHEQNWESAMAAEFKRGIGNLVFLNGNLPHEEIRPYVRAASQAGASFTMKTDPEFKTAPDSLAVVVAAKEAVYQSPVDVKKRYPQLVATGTANEQQTKQQETGGFFHRLFHREG; the protein is encoded by the coding sequence GTGGCAGAAGAGAAAAAATCAGCACTAGAGCAGCGGCTCGATAACGGAATCTACGGGACGCCCCAACTCAAGCCAGACGAACAGCGCCGCTACCTGGGAACATTCCGGGAGCGGGTCTGCCTAACCATCAGCGTGGCGGAACTGCATGAACAGAATTGGGAATCCGCAATGGCCGCCGAATTCAAGCGGGGCATCGGCAACTTAGTCTTTTTAAACGGCAACCTCCCCCATGAGGAAATCCGCCCCTATGTCCGGGCAGCTTCCCAAGCCGGTGCCAGTTTTACTATGAAAACCGACCCTGAGTTTAAAACCGCTCCCGACTCCCTGGCCGTGGTGGTGGCAGCTAAAGAAGCTGTTTACCAAAGTCCAGTCGACGTCAAGAAACGCTACCCCCAGCTAGTCGCAACCGGAACGGCTAACGAACAGCAGACTAAGCAGCAAGAGACCGGTGGCTTCTTCCACCGCCTCTTCCACCGGGAGGGATAA